The Pecten maximus chromosome 14, xPecMax1.1, whole genome shotgun sequence genome includes a region encoding these proteins:
- the LOC117341816 gene encoding G2/M phase-specific E3 ubiquitin-protein ligase-like → MCLLHFRVQSEFVQFRNGLNKVGRLLDAVQLAPKSFLQLFTQTSKALRFRDIRELYKVNWSPDGSNNKRQEEQALYCLEAFLADSEGGSTGISLDKVLSFWTGAASIPPLGFEKSLDVSFGSTKQFPTAHTCALILTIWRGFDDPDEFQDTITKAIKWAGEFIGSLLLPSSKIDVKCSFISSVHP, encoded by the exons ATGTGTCTATTACATTTCAGAGTCCAGTCAGAATTTGTTCAGTTCAGGAATGGATTGAACAAAGTGGGAAGACTGCTAGATGCAGTCCAACTGGCCCCAAAGTCTTTTCTTCAACTCTTCACCCAGACCAGCAAAGCTCTACGGTTCAGAGACATCAGGGAGCTTTACAAGGTGAACTGGAGTCCTGATGGATCTAACAATAAGAGGCAGGAGGAACAGGCTTTGTATTGTCTAGAAGCGTTTCTTGCCGATTCAGAAG GGGGATCCACAGGGATTTCATTAGACAAGGTGTTATCCTTTTGGACTGGAGCAGCAAGTATTCCTCCACTAGGATTTGAAAAATCTCTGGATGTGTCCTTTGGAAGCACTAAACAATTTCCAACAGCCCACACCTGTGCCCTTATATTAACAATATGGCGTGGTTTCGATGATCCTGACGAGTTTCAGGATACAAttacaaaagcaataaaatgGGCAGGAG AATTTATAGGCTCACTTCTTCTACCTTCAAGCAAAATAGACGTGAAGTGTTCCTTCATCTCCTCTGTGCATCCATAG